GTAGGCCTCTCCCTCGCGTTTCGCGCTTTGAAGCTGATCCGCTGCTTCGTCGGGGCCCTGAACGATCTTCATCCCGCGACCGCCGCCGCCGCCCTCGGCCTTGATCGCGACCGGGTAGCCGTGGTCCTCGCCGAACTCCTTGACCTCCTCGGGGTCGGTGACGGGGTCTGTCGTCCCGGGGACGATCGGCACCCCAGCCTCCTGCATGACCCGGCGGGCGTTGGTCTTCTCGCCGAGTTGCTCCATCGCGTCGCTTTTCGGCCCGATCCACGTAATGGCGTCCTCGGCCTCGACCTTCGCGGCGAACTCGGCGTTTTCCGCGAGGAAGCCGTAGCCCGGATGGATCGCGTCGGCGTCGGCCTTCCGGGCGGCCTCTATCACCGCCTCGTGATCCAGATACGAGTCGGCCGCCCGCGCCGGCCCGACGTTGTAGGCCTCGTCGGCGTAGCGGACGTGACCCGAATCCGTGTCGGCCTCGCTGTAGACGGCGACCGTACTGACGTTCAGTTCCTCGCACGCACGCATGACGCGAACGGCGATCTCACCTCGATTCGCGACTAAGACTTTCCTAAACATTGTTGATGGTCTCGGCGTAAGTTACCTCATTCTGTCGGTTCGACCCGCCGCCGCCCAGCCGTCGGTCGGCGCGCCGCTCGGTACGCGCACCCGTCTGCTTTGGGTGTTCTCGATCCGGCCCGCGAAGGTCCAGCGCTCGCCCTCCCAGGTCGGTTCGGCCTCGCCGCCCGCAGCGGCCTCCTGGTCGCGCAAGTGTGACCCGATTGCCGCCGCGATCGCCGCGGCCTCGGCCTCGCTGGCGCTTTCGGGAATCGAAAGCGTGGTATCGCCCTCGCTCATAGCGGGATGTTTCCGTGTTTCCTCTCCGGTTGGGATTCGCGTTTCGAGCGCAGCATCTCGAGGTCGTCGACCAGCCGCGGGCGGGTGTCGGCGGGTTCGATCACGTCGTCGACGAAGCCCCTGTCGGCGGCGGTGTAGGGGTTCGCGAACTCCTCGCGGTACTCGTCGATCAGCTCCTGACGCCGGGCCTCCGTGTCCTCGGCCTCCTCGAGTTCCTGCCGGTAGAGGATGTTCACCGCCCCCTGCGGGCCCATCACCGCGATCTCGCTCGTCGGCCAGGCGTAGTTGACGTCCGCGCCCAGATGTTTCGAGGCCATCACGCAGTACGCGCCGCCGTAGGCTTTGCGGGTGATCACCGTCAGTAACGGTACCGTTGCCTCCGAGTACGCATAGAGGAGTTTCGCGCCGTGGCGGATGATCCCCCGGTGTTCCTGGTCGGTGCCGGGCATATATCCCGGAACGTCGACGAACGTCAGGATCGGGACGTTGAACGCGTCACAGAACCGGACGAACCTCGAGGCCTTCATGCTCGCGTCGACGGTGAGGGTGCCGGCGTTCGCACGGGGCTGGTTCGCGACGACCCCTATGGAATGGCCGTCCAGTCGGGAGAAGCCGACGACGACGTTCTTCGCGAATTCGGGGGCGACCTCGAAGAACGCCCCCTCGTCGGTGACGCCGTCGATCACGTCGACCATGTCGTAGGGTTTGCGGGGCTCGTCGGGGACGATCCCGTTCAGCGACTCGTCCCGGCGATCGGGGTCGTCCCACGGCTCGACCCGCGGCGGGTCCTCGACGTTGTTCTGTGGGACGTACGACAGCAGGCGCTTGATGTCGTCGAGCGCGGCCTTCTCGCTTTCGGCGGCGAACTGCGCGACGCCGGTCTTGTTCGCGTGGGTGCGCGCGCCGCCCAGTTCCTCTTGAGTGACCTGCTCGCCGGTGACCGTCTCAATCACCCCCGGACCGGTGATGTACATGTGGCTCGTGTCCTTCACCATGAAGACGAAGTCCGTGATCGAGGGCGAGTAGACCGCCCCGCCCGCACACGGCCCCATAATCGCCGAGATCTGGGGAACCACGCCGCTCGCCTTCTGGTTGCGGTGGAAGATATCGGTAAAGCCCGCCAGCGAGGTAACTCCCTCCTGGATTCGTGCGCCCGCCGAGTCGTTGAACCCGACGATCGGCGCACCGACCTCCATGGCGGTGTCCATCACCTTGCAGATCTTCTCGGCGAACACTTCCCCGAGGGAGCCCCCGAAGACGGTGAAGTCGTGGGCGAAGACGAACGTCTTTCGCCCGTTGACGTCGCCGTAGCCGGTGACGACGCCGTCACCGAGTATCTTCCGTTCCTCCATTCCGAAGTTGTGGCTCCGGTGGGTCCGAAGCTGGTCGAACTCGTGGAAGGACCCGTCGTCGAGGAAGTACTCGATGCGCTCTCTGGCAGTCATCTTTCCCTTCTCGTGTTGGGACTCGATACGGTCCTCCCCACCGCCGAGCTCGGCCTCGGCCTTCAGCTCGCGGAGCTCCTCGATGTCGTCGTCGATGGTCACCGCCACCACCGTCCTTCACGGTTCAGCATACGCCAACCCATTACGGAGGCGATCAAAAACGTTCCGCACGATCGAGCCCGGGCGGGGCTACTGCAGCGGCGCCGGGACGATATAATAGCCCGTCTCGGGCGTGAGAAACAGGTCGTTGAAGTTGAGCGCGACGACTACCAGAACGACCACGAGGACGAACGTCCGGAGCGACCACAGCCACGCCGGGCCGACGCCCAGCGAGGAGCCCCGCTCGAGTTCGTCGATCGCCTCGTCGCCCATGATCCACCCGACGAACACGACGACCGCCAGCACGGCAAGCGGCAGGAACAGCGTCACGCCCAGTCCGTCGAACCAGTCGAGCCACGCGGTGTCGAGCGCCGAGGGGATTCCCAGGAGGAACCCGGCGATCCCCAGCCCGACGGCGGCCGGCGCGCGCGCGACCCCAAACGTATCGACGGCGTAGGCAACGGCGGCCTCCAGCAGGCTGATCGCCGACGAGAGGGCCGCGATGAAGACGACGCCGAAGAAGACGACCCCGACGATCTGTGCGAGGAGGTCGCCGCCGGGGAGTTCGGCCAGCGCCGTCGGGATGGCGACGAACACGGCACCGGCACCGCCCTCGCCCGGCGGGACGCCCTGTGCGAACAGTAGCGGCATGACGACGAGCCCCGCGAGCACGCCGACGAACGTGTTCGTGACCGCGATGGCCAACCCGTCGGCGAAGAGGCTGTCATCGCGGCCGAGATAGGACGCGTACGTGATCATCACCGAGAAGCCGAGCGACAGCGAGAACAGCGCCTGTCCGAACGCCGCCGGCAGGATCGACTGCCAGTTCTCGGCGATCACGCCGAAATCGGGCGATAGGAAGAAGGCGTATCCCTCACCTGCGCCGGGGAGCGTTGCCGTAAAGCCCGCGAGTACGAGCAGCAGGACGACGATGCTCGGGACCATGAACTTCGTCGCGAGTTCGATCCCCCGCTCGATGCCGAAGGCGACGATGCCGATCGTGATCGCGATGAAGATCGCGTGCGTGAGGACCGCGGGGAGGCCAGCCGAGACGGCGCCGAAATAGCTTTCGGGGGCCGCGAGCGCGTTGCCGGTGACGCTGCCGGCGATATAGCGGGTAACCCAGCCGCCGACGACGCTGTAGTACGACAGCGTCCAGAACGACGCGAGAATACCGATCGCACCGACGAAGCGCCAACTCGGGCGGTCGAGGGTGCGAAACGCCTTCACGGCGTCGACGTTCGCCCGGCGACCGATCGAGAACTCCGCGAGGATCACCGGGATACCGATCAGCAACACCGCCGCGAGGTAGACGACGAGGAACGCTGCCCCACCGTTGGCCGAGGTCTGGAACGGGAACCGCCAGATGTTCCCCAGACCGACCGCACTGCCGACGGCGGCCAGGATGAACCCCGTTCTGGTCGCCCATGTTTCACGTTGTGACATGGGGCCATCATTCGCTCCGTCTGTTATAAACCCACCGATAGAGGGAACCAGATGACATGATTTCTGCTGGCTTCCAGGCGAATCGAATCGCCGGCAAGCGTAGGTGTTCGATACGGAGTCGGTTCCCAGTAACTCGAACGTTCCAATGAATGGATGTATCAGGCCTCGCCGTAGACCGCGCCGCACCCGCCTTGACGAAGCCTTCACAGATCGCACTGCCGAACGAGCCGGTCACCAGTGCTACCCGCCCGTCCGAGCGGCGATACCGAGACCGGAACGACAAGCTACTTCCCGGTCGGCGTTGAGTGTAGAGTCAATGCAGACTTCCCAGTCCTCCATCCCGGGCGACGTCGCCGAGGAGGGTGACAGCCCGGCGACCGTGCTGCTCTGTGGTCCCCACGGCGAGTCGTGGGGTCCGATCTGGGACCAGCGCGATCCGGAGTCGGTGAACGTCCTCGCGATCACGACCCATCTCGACCCGCTCGAATGGATCGACGCCTGCGAACAGCAACTCGGCACCCTTCCGATGAAGACCGGCGCGATTCGACTCGGAACGCCCATCGACCCACTGACGACCGACCACCCGAGCCACGAGGGCGCGGACCTGCCGTTGACGGCCGTCGAGCGCCCAAGCGACCTCGACGAGCTCTACACGGCTATCAACCTCTACATCACCGAGTGGCTTCACACCGACCAGCAGACGCTGATCTGGCTCGAATCGCTGACGCCCGTGATCGAGCACGTCGGGGCCAAGCGCACGATCGCGTTCGTCGAGTCGCTCGCCGAACGCCTGCGTATGACCGGAACGGTCGCCTACGCGCGCCTCGACCCGCGCGATCACGACGAGCACACCCGCTCGATGATCCGAAGCGCGTTCGACCGCGTGGTCGAGATCGAGGCGGACGGACCCGCCGTCGCGGCGGATTCGCGCGAGGAACTCGTGTTGCGGGCGCTCAGAGCCGAGGGACGGCTCTCTGCCGACGCGCTCGCCGGGCGGGTCGCCGCAAACGAGAACGCCCGCCATCCGGACGGGTACGACCCCGCGAACGCCCGGCTCATCGAGATCGACCTCTATCACGCGAGCCTCCCGAAGCTCGCCGACGCGGGGTTCGTAAACGTCGAGTGGGACGAGCGGATCGTCGAGCTCGCAGTCGAGCCGGAACGTATCGACGGGCTGCTCGAACGGAGGAACGGCGGCGCGAGATAGGACCATGTCAAAGGACGACTCGATCAGTAGGACGGGTTCGACCGAACACGAGAC
The genomic region above belongs to Halalkalicoccus subterraneus and contains:
- a CDS encoding acc operon protein, which codes for MSEGDTTLSIPESASEAEAAAIAAAIGSHLRDQEAAAGGEAEPTWEGERWTFAGRIENTQSRRVRVPSGAPTDGWAAAGRTDRMR
- a CDS encoding acyl-CoA carboxylase subunit beta, producing the protein MDDDIEELRELKAEAELGGGEDRIESQHEKGKMTARERIEYFLDDGSFHEFDQLRTHRSHNFGMEERKILGDGVVTGYGDVNGRKTFVFAHDFTVFGGSLGEVFAEKICKVMDTAMEVGAPIVGFNDSAGARIQEGVTSLAGFTDIFHRNQKASGVVPQISAIMGPCAGGAVYSPSITDFVFMVKDTSHMYITGPGVIETVTGEQVTQEELGGARTHANKTGVAQFAAESEKAALDDIKRLLSYVPQNNVEDPPRVEPWDDPDRRDESLNGIVPDEPRKPYDMVDVIDGVTDEGAFFEVAPEFAKNVVVGFSRLDGHSIGVVANQPRANAGTLTVDASMKASRFVRFCDAFNVPILTFVDVPGYMPGTDQEHRGIIRHGAKLLYAYSEATVPLLTVITRKAYGGAYCVMASKHLGADVNYAWPTSEIAVMGPQGAVNILYRQELEEAEDTEARRQELIDEYREEFANPYTAADRGFVDDVIEPADTRPRLVDDLEMLRSKRESQPERKHGNIPL
- a CDS encoding sodium-dependent transporter, yielding MSQRETWATRTGFILAAVGSAVGLGNIWRFPFQTSANGGAAFLVVYLAAVLLIGIPVILAEFSIGRRANVDAVKAFRTLDRPSWRFVGAIGILASFWTLSYYSVVGGWVTRYIAGSVTGNALAAPESYFGAVSAGLPAVLTHAIFIAITIGIVAFGIERGIELATKFMVPSIVVLLLVLAGFTATLPGAGEGYAFFLSPDFGVIAENWQSILPAAFGQALFSLSLGFSVMITYASYLGRDDSLFADGLAIAVTNTFVGVLAGLVVMPLLFAQGVPPGEGGAGAVFVAIPTALAELPGGDLLAQIVGVVFFGVVFIAALSSAISLLEAAVAYAVDTFGVARAPAAVGLGIAGFLLGIPSALDTAWLDWFDGLGVTLFLPLAVLAVVVFVGWIMGDEAIDELERGSSLGVGPAWLWSLRTFVLVVVLVVVALNFNDLFLTPETGYYIVPAPLQ
- a CDS encoding DUF7504 family protein, with the protein product MQTSQSSIPGDVAEEGDSPATVLLCGPHGESWGPIWDQRDPESVNVLAITTHLDPLEWIDACEQQLGTLPMKTGAIRLGTPIDPLTTDHPSHEGADLPLTAVERPSDLDELYTAINLYITEWLHTDQQTLIWLESLTPVIEHVGAKRTIAFVESLAERLRMTGTVAYARLDPRDHDEHTRSMIRSAFDRVVEIEADGPAVAADSREELVLRALRAEGRLSADALAGRVAANENARHPDGYDPANARLIEIDLYHASLPKLADAGFVNVEWDERIVELAVEPERIDGLLERRNGGAR